In a genomic window of Gossypium arboreum isolate Shixiya-1 chromosome 7, ASM2569848v2, whole genome shotgun sequence:
- the LOC108455978 gene encoding uncharacterized protein LOC108455978 produces the protein MATSPPQQVDHHSLPPPVAEEPESLLSSLVFDLSQHVQMAMENMLKMINEIDQNSLGVMEEVEKCKESALERKKSLEEEKEKFQKAAYTVLDMLNSRE, from the exons ATGGCGACTTCACCACCTCAGCAGGTTGATCATCACTCTCTTCCCCCGCCTGTGGCTGAAGAACCTGAATCTCTCCTCTCTTCTCTCGTTTTTG ATTTGTCACAACATGTTCAGATGGCAATGGAGAATATGCTTAAGATGATAAA CGAAATTGATCAAAACTCCTTGGGAGTAATGGAAGAGGTAGAGAAGTGCAAAGAATCTGCTCTTGAAAGGAAGAAAAGTTTGGAGGAAGAAAAGGAAAAGTTTCAGAAAGCTGCATACACTGTTTTGGACATGCTGAATAGCAGAGAATGA
- the LOC108455967 gene encoding potassium channel KAT3-like, with protein MQLPACLPLLTYYCPSLLFFLRISLYQNKVAASDLIQSSSEMKNKSASVSSSLLPAFGTVVDDGDLHLKRNVIAPYDRRYRWWQTFLVGLVIYSAWASILELTFDKAANGVLLFIDLVVDFFFAIDIILTFFVAYFDTSNFILVDDHLKIAFRYVTRFWLFMDVASTIPFPLINKILIDEWHTGQVFSLLNLLRLWRLYRVGELFKRLEKDIRFSYFWTRLLKLICVTLFAVHSAGCFYYWLAARHKPSEHTWIGRLIGDFKQKGFWHGYICSIYWSIVTLTSVGYGEFYSMNEGEKIFNSIYMLFNMGLIAYIIGNITNLVVQSVVKTFAMRDSINEVMRYASKNQLPEGMREQMLAHMQLKFNTAELQQEEVLKDLPKAIRSSIAQHLFWKTAEKTYLFQGVSDDFLSQLVSEMKAEYFPPRIEIILQNEIPTDFYILVSGAVDVVTYKNGTEQFLSNLESADMAGEIGVIFNIPQPFTVRTKRLSQVIRISNHQFKQMVQSESRDGKIIIANFMEYLRGLEKDMLQELPFLTELLADQNVQPTAQNEEKQNRETMDSTDGNTTGTSNTSDPSLSAGTIRVIIYGYHPSKKTISGDRLGKLIYLPNSIADLFNLAEKKLGKRGSTILMADGSEVEDLSALRENDHLFIV; from the exons ATGCAATTACCGGCTTGCTTGCCATTATTAACATATTATTGTCCCTCGTTACTTTTCTTCCTCCGAATATCTCTTTACCAAAACAAAGTAGCTGCTAGTGATCTGATCCAATCGAGCAGTGAAATGAAGAACAAGTCAGCCTCCGTTTCGAGTAGCCTATTACCGGCATTTGGAACCGTTGTTGATGATGGAGACCTGCACCTCAAGAGAAATGTTATTGCTCCTTATGATCGTAGGTACCG ATGGTGGCAAACGTTTTTGGTAGGGCTGGTGATATACTCGGCATGGGCATCTATTTTGGAGTTAACTTTTGATAAGGCAGCAAATGGGGTGCTCTTGTTCATTGATTTGGTCGTTGATTTCTTCTTCGCCATTGATATCATCTTAACTTTCTTCGTTGCTTattttgatacatcaaattttatCCTCGTTGATGATCACTTGAAAATTGCATTTCG ATACGTGACAAGGTTTTGGTTATTTATGGATGTAGCATCTACAATACCTTTTCCGTTAATAAACAAAATCCTTATCGATGAATGGCATACAGGCCAGGTCTTCAGCCTCCTCAACTTGCTTCGTCTTTGGCGTCTCTACCGTGTTGGTGAACTTTTCAAAAG GTTAGAAAAGGACATTCGCTTTAGCTACTTCTGGACAAGGCTTCTTAAACTAATATGT GTTACCTTATTTGCAGTGCACTCAGCTGGTTGCTTCTATTACTGGCTCGCTGCACGCCATAAACCATCAGAACATACATGGATTGGAAGATTGATTGGAGACTTTAAGCAAAAAGGTTTCTGGCATGGTTACATCTGTTCCATTTACTGGTCAATCGTCACTCTCACCTCAGTCGGTTATGGagagttttattcaatgaatgaAGGAGAGAAGATATTTAACTCTATCTATATGCTATTCAACATGGGCCTCATTGCCTACATAATTGGTAACATAACAAATCTCGTTGTCCAATCTGTGGTCAAAACCTTTGCCATG AGAGATAGCATCAATGAGGTAATGCGTTATGCAAGCAAGAACCAACTCCCGGAAGGGATGAGAGAACAAATGTTGGCACACATGCAACTAAAGTTCAATACAGCTGAGTTACAGCAAGAAGAAGTGCTAAAAGACCTGCCGAAGGCAATAAGATCCAGCATTGCCCAACACCTATTCTGGAAAACCGCAGAAAAGACCTACCTATTCCAAGGAGTCTCTGACGACTTTCTTTCTCAATTG GTATCAGAGATGAAAGCAGAATACTTTCCTCCAAGGATTgaaattattttacaaaatgaGATACCCACAGACTTCTACATTCTGGTATCAGGAGCAGTG GATGTGGTCACATACAAGAATGGGACGGAGCAG TTTTTGTCAAATCTAGAATCTGCAGATATGGCAGGAGAAATTGGAGTAATTTTCAATATTCCCCAACCTTTCACAGTGAGAACTAAAAGGCTCTCTCAAGTTATCCGAATAAGTAATCACCAGTTCAAACAAATGGTGCAATCAGAGAGTAGAGATGGAAAGATAATTATTGCTAACTTCATGGAG TACTTGAGAGGCTTAGAAAAAGACATGCTACAGGAACTACCTTTCCTAACAGAATTGCTGGCAGACCAGAATGTACAG CCTACGGCACAAAATGAGGAGAAGCAAAACAGAGAAACAATGGATTCTACAGATGGAAATACTACAG GAACATCAAACACTTCCGATCCTTCACTAAGTGCAGGTACCATCCGGGTGATAATATATGGGTATCATCCATCCAAGAAAACAATTTCTGGTGACAGATTGGGGAAGCTTATATATTTGCCTAACTCAATCGCAGACCTGTTCAATCTAGCAG AAAAGAAACTTGGAAAGAGAGGGAGCACTATTCTTATGGCAGATGGCTCAGAAGTTGAAGATCTTAGTGCTTTAAGAGAGAATGATCATTTATTCATtgtttaa
- the LOC108455956 gene encoding uncharacterized protein LOC108455956, which produces MATSARESRRRKILERGSDRLAFITGQLQNLPTPPPHSHEQLHANPPPPQDPPTDFSTQPAVSPDVDDEASGPLSLKHHPVSDADQGQTSAYNGGIDEGSASSGRDRSIEPSNGSAFDTSGEPNSFLVSSNDRSSPISTSGTVQGSETSARKHNFFTPKQISSAIDASEKARLLCSVIVGVLVVLLHLGFPLPGNKFLGSILNFRPLYLVLLTNVTLVMGRLLYGDHGSSQRTIGEEHKATSTDDYNWAEQLSKTLDVGLVAKKVVDAVFMDCSVYAIIVICGLSFT; this is translated from the exons ATGGCAACCAGCGCCAGAGAAAGTCGGCGTAGGAAAATCCTCGAAAGAGGATCTGATCGTTTGGCTTTTATTACGGGTCAGCTCCAAAACCTGCCTACTCCTCCTCCTCACTCTCATGAACAACTCCACGCCAACCCTCCTCCGCCGCAAGATCCACCTACTGATTTTTCGACTCAACCCGCCG TTTCTCCTGATGTCGACGATGAAGCCTCCGGTCCTTTGTCGCTCAAACATCACCCTGTTTCTGATGCTGATCAGGGTCAGACCAGTGCTTATAATGGTGGAATTGATGAAGGATCAGCATCCAGCGGACGGGATAGAAGCATTGAGCCTTCAAATGGTTCTGCTTTTGATACAAGTGGTGAACcgaattcatttctggtttcatcAAATGATCGAAGTTCACCAATTTCCACGTCAGGGACAGTACAGGGTTCAGAAACATCTGCTCGGAAACATAACTTCTTCACCCCTAAACAAATAAGTTCTGCCATTGATGCATCTGAGAAAGCACGCCTTTTATGTTCAGTAATTGTGGGTGTTTTAGTTGTATTGTTGCATTTGGGGTTTCCTCTTCCAGGAAACAAGTTCTTAGGGAGCATTCTTAACTTTAGGCCACTTTACTTGGTTTTGTTGACCAATGTAACATTGGTGATGGGGCGGCTTCTTTACGGTGATCATGGAAGTTCACAGAGAACCATTGGAGAAGAGCACAAAGCCACTTCCACAGATGACTATAATTGGGCTGAGCAATTAAGCAAGACTTTGGATGTAGGATTGGTAGCAAAAAAGGTGGTTGATGCAGTGTTCATGGATTGTAGTGTATATGCAATAATTGTCATATGTGGCCTCTccttcacatag
- the LOC108455946 gene encoding putative pentatricopeptide repeat-containing protein At3g15130 — MIRLLFPIWSGRQRLANLLRYCSKNSLLDQGIQVHAASLRMGFDFDLMLSNDLIDMYSKCGVMDTASLVFDRMTERNVVSWTALMCGHLQNGNAKATLSLFFQMAFSCLKPNEYTFSTNFKACGILNVPEIGMKIHGRCVLTGFETIPVVGNSIVDMYSKCGRINEAVMMFNVLPVKNLISWNTMLAGYTLAGQGEKALLWFHRMLENGEIPDEYTLTTVLKACSRLGKIREGSMIHGFLITSGFPCSGKAAIAGSLIDLYVKCGNLAGAQRVFNQIGEKNVISWSALILGYAQEGNLAEAIELFKQLQNNSKQVDGFVLSSMMGVFADFALVEQGKQMHAYAVKVPSGSEISVSNSIVDMYLKCGLLDEAERLFNEMPARNVVSWTVMITGYGKHGIGKEAIRLFDQMQSNNIEPDGVTYLATLSACSHSGLTKEGEEYFSQLCRNRWVKPGIEHYACMVDLLGRDGRLKEAKDLIENMPLKPNVGIWQTLLSACRVHGNLQLGKEVGQNLLTLDGENPVNYVMISNIYAEAGYWKEYEQVREMAKAKGLRKEAGRSWVEIDKVVHFFYGGDDTHPMIDKIHRVLKEMERRMKERMGYVHGVKFALRDIDEESKVESLRVHSEKLAIGLALCHGGWDEARVIRVFKNLRICGDCHDFIKCLSKIVKVVFVVRDANRFHQFKDGLCSCRDYW, encoded by the coding sequence ATGATTCGGTTGTTGTTTCCGATTTGGAGTGGCAGGCAGAGATTAGCCAATCTCTTAAGATATTGCTCAAAAAACTCGTTGCTTGATCAAGGGATTCAGGTTCATGCAGCTAGTTTGAGGATGGGATTTGATTTTGACTTGATGTTGAGCAATGATCTTATAGATATGTATTCAAAATGTGGTGTAATGGACACTGCTTCTCTTGTGTTCGACAGAATGACTGAGAGAAATGTGGTTTCTTGGACGGCGCTCATGtgtggccatttacaaaatggtAATGCCAAAGCAACATTATCACTCTTCTTTCAGATGGCATTTTCATGTTTGAAACCAAATGAGTACACTTTTTCCACGAATTTCAAAGCTTGTGGGATTTTGAATGTTCCTGAGATTGGAATGAAGATTCATGGTAGGTGTGTATTAACTGGCTTTGAAACTATCCCTGTGGTGGGAAATTCAATAGTTGATATGTATTCAAAATGTGGAAGAATCAACGAAGCAGTAATGATGTTTAATGTTTTGCCAGTTAAGAATCTAATAAGTTGGAACACAATGCTAGCAGGTTATACACTTGCAGGCCAAGGTGAAAAAGCTTTACTTTGGTTCCATAGAATGCTAGAAAATGGAGAGATACCTGATGAATATACATTAACAACCGTGTTGAAAGCATGTAGTCGTCTTGGGAAGATTAGGGAAGGATCAATGATTCATGGTTTTTTGATCACTAGTGGGTTTCCATGTTCTGGAAAAGCAGCCATTGCAGGTTCTCTTATTGATTTGTATGTGAAATGCGGGAACTTGGCTGGGGCTCAAAGGGTGTTTAATCAGATTGGAGAGAAGAATGTAATATCTTGGAGTGCATTAATTCTGGGGTATGCTCAAGAAGGGAATTTGGCAGAAGCCATTGAGTTGTTTAAGCAGCTTCAAAACAACAGCAAGCAAGTGGATGGCTTCGTTCTATCAAGTATGATGGGTGTATTTGCTGATTTTGCACTTGTGGAGCAAGGCAAGCAAATGCATGCGTATGCTGTTAAGGTTCCTTCTGGTTCTGAGATATCAGTGTCCAATTCAATCGTTGATATGTATCTGAAGTGTGGACTTCTAGATGAGGCCGAAAGACTTTTCAACGAAATGCCAGCAAGAAATGTGGTTTCTTGGACAGTAATGATCACCGGGTATGGAAAACATGGCATTGGCAAAGAGGCAATTCGTTTATTTGACCAAATGCAGTCGAATAATATCGAGCCTGATGGGGTGACTTATTTGGCTACACTATCAGCATGTAGTCATTCAGGACTCACCAAGGAAGGTGAAGAATATTTCTCACAGTTATGTCGTAATCGATGGGTTAAACCTGGGATCGAGCATTATGCTTGCATGGTTGATCTTCTTGGTAGAGATGGACGCTTGAAAGAAGCCAAAGACCTGATAGAGAACATGCCATTAAAGCCAAATGTAGGGATATGGCAAACGCTGCTGAGTGCATGTAGGGTGCATGGGAACTTGCAACTTGGGAAAGAAGTAGGCCAAAATCTTTTGACATTGGATGGCGAAAACCCTGTCaactatgtgatgatttcaaacATTTACGCCGAGGCTGGATACTGGAAGGAGTACGAGCAAGTAAGAGAAATGGCAAAAGCAAAGGGGTTAAGGAAAGAGGCAGGGCGTAGTTGGGTGGAGATTGACAAGGTGGTCCACTTTTTCTACGGCGGAGACGATACTCACCCAATGATAGACAAGATTCATCGAGTGTTGAAGGAGATGGAGAGAAGGATGAAAGAAAGAATGGGTTATGTTCATGGGGTGAAATTTGCATTGCGGGATATAGACGAAGAGTCGAAGGTGGAGAGCTTGAGGGTTCACAGTGAGAAGCTGGCAATCGGATTGGCACTTTGCCATGGAGGGTGGGATGAAGCAAGAGTGATAAGGGTGTTCAAGAACTTGAGAATTTGTGGGGATTGTCATGATTTCATAAAATGCTTGTCGAAGATTGTGAAGGTTGTTTTCGTGGTGAGAGATGCTAACAGGTTTCATCAGTTCAAGGATGGCCTTTGTTCTTGCAGAGATTATTGGTAA